Proteins from a single region of Anaerotignum faecicola:
- a CDS encoding AAA family ATPase — translation MGKVRVIAVTNQKGGVGKTTTAINLSACLAENGKKVLIIDADPQGNSTSGLGLEKNSLEATVYNMFLGEIGIEDIITPSCAENLWVLPSNMELAGAEIELIGNEKREFILRNELEKIKNNYDYIIIDCPPSLNIITVNALSAADTVLVPIQCEYFALEGLEQLLHTIGLVKQRLNPHLELEGVVFTMYDSRTNLSLEVVEEVKRSLGPEVYRTIIPRNIRLGEAPSHGLPITMYADKSKGAESYRLLAEEVMEKEWK, via the coding sequence TTGGGCAAAGTAAGGGTTATAGCAGTAACAAATCAAAAAGGCGGCGTAGGGAAAACCACAACCGCAATCAACCTTTCAGCCTGTCTGGCCGAAAACGGGAAAAAAGTCCTTATAATAGACGCCGATCCTCAGGGAAACAGTACAAGCGGCCTCGGCCTTGAAAAAAACAGCTTGGAAGCCACCGTATATAATATGTTTCTCGGCGAAATAGGAATAGAGGATATAATAACGCCGTCATGCGCTGAAAATCTTTGGGTGCTTCCTTCCAATATGGAACTTGCGGGTGCTGAAATAGAACTTATAGGCAACGAAAAAAGGGAATTTATACTAAGAAACGAACTTGAAAAAATTAAAAACAATTATGACTATATTATAATAGACTGCCCGCCCAGCCTTAACATAATAACCGTTAACGCGCTTTCGGCAGCGGATACGGTGCTTGTGCCGATACAGTGCGAATATTTCGCCCTTGAAGGTTTGGAACAGCTGCTTCATACGATAGGGCTTGTCAAACAGCGTCTTAATCCGCATTTGGAGCTCGAAGGCGTGGTTTTTACAATGTATGATTCCAGAACGAACCTTTCTCTTGAGGTTGTGGAAGAGGTTAAAAGAAGTTTGGGGCCGGAAGTATACAGGACCATTATACCGCGCAACATACGTTTGGGCGAAGCTCCAAGCCATGGGCTTCCCATAACAATGTATGCGGATAAATCAAAAGGAGCGGAAAGCTACAGGCTTTTGGCTGAAGAAGTTATGGAAAAGGAGTGGAAATGA
- a CDS encoding DUF4446 family protein codes for MGGITDAFNGSLLIIVAALIIMVIALMIICIATVIDIKRLKKRYEVFTGSRRRPEHNLESQLSQIHETNEKLEEKYGLMCDIIKDMDKNMEKCIQKVGVIRYNPFDEVGGNLCYAVAILDNENNGVVLNGIHSRTGSFTYAKPIEFGVSEYVLSVEEKQALEAALVSGHSSKTRHEEIEELQTYRKHVYSRANRSSEESDESDEVMEGQMSVDDILAAAMASICNPEIGGSDFRDTKTAGTSL; via the coding sequence ATGGGCGGAATTACAGACGCTTTTAACGGCAGCCTGCTCATTATTGTCGCGGCGCTCATAATCATGGTTATAGCGCTTATGATTATATGCATAGCCACTGTTATTGACATAAAAAGGCTAAAAAAGAGGTATGAAGTTTTCACCGGAAGCAGGAGAAGGCCGGAACATAATTTGGAATCACAGCTTTCGCAAATACATGAAACAAACGAGAAGCTTGAAGAAAAATACGGTTTGATGTGCGACATAATAAAGGATATGGATAAAAACATGGAAAAATGTATCCAAAAAGTCGGCGTTATACGATATAATCCGTTTGATGAAGTCGGCGGCAACCTTTGCTATGCCGTTGCTATACTTGACAATGAAAATAACGGCGTGGTTTTAAACGGCATACATAGCCGCACGGGAAGTTTTACATATGCCAAACCGATAGAATTCGGCGTAAGCGAGTATGTGCTTTCGGTGGAGGAAAAACAGGCGCTTGAAGCCGCATTGGTAAGCGGCCATTCGTCAAAGACGCGCCATGAAGAGATTGAAGAACTTCAAACATATAGGAAACATGTTTACAGCCGTGCAAACCGCAGCAGCGAAGAAAGCGACGAATCCGATGAAGTTATGGAAGGCCAGATGTCTGTCGACGATATACTTGCCGCCGCAATGGCTTCAATATGTAATCCGGAAATCGGGGGGAGTGATTTCCGGGATACAAAAACGGCAGGCACTTCGCTTTAA
- a CDS encoding ParB/RepB/Spo0J family partition protein, which produces MAVKKSALGSKGRGLNALINSEVDSLGAVSGNVVDIDINKIEPNRSQPRKHFDEEALIALADSIKECGVIQPVILKRKDDYYELVAGERRWRASKIAGITKIPSVIKDYDDQTVFEIALIENLQREDLNVIEEANGYKRLSEEFNLSQEEISKKVGKSRSAVANSMRLLTLCEKVRDLLIDGKISAGHARALIPVEDSEVQLELAERVVEEELSVRRIEEIVKLYLSHTEKSEVKQESRSKFTTSSFGKIENDLKTIFGTNVKLKNKQNKGKIEIEFYSDEDLDRLVTLINSISR; this is translated from the coding sequence TTGGCTGTTAAGAAAAGTGCGCTCGGCTCTAAAGGCCGCGGGCTTAACGCCCTTATTAATTCGGAAGTTGACAGCCTCGGCGCTGTAAGCGGCAATGTTGTGGATATAGATATAAATAAAATCGAACCTAACAGAAGCCAGCCGAGAAAACATTTCGATGAAGAGGCGCTTATTGCGCTTGCCGATTCCATAAAAGAATGTGGAGTGATACAGCCTGTAATCCTTAAAAGAAAGGACGACTATTACGAGCTTGTAGCGGGCGAACGGCGATGGAGAGCGTCGAAAATAGCCGGCATAACAAAAATACCGTCGGTTATAAAGGATTATGACGACCAAACCGTTTTTGAAATAGCTTTGATAGAAAACCTCCAGCGGGAGGATTTAAACGTAATAGAAGAGGCGAACGGCTATAAACGCCTGAGCGAAGAATTTAATTTAAGCCAGGAAGAAATTTCAAAAAAAGTCGGCAAGAGCCGTTCGGCGGTAGCCAACTCAATGAGGCTTTTAACCCTGTGCGAAAAGGTACGGGATCTCTTAATTGACGGAAAAATATCGGCGGGCCACGCAAGGGCCCTTATACCTGTGGAGGACAGCGAAGTTCAGCTGGAGCTTGCAGAACGGGTCGTTGAAGAAGAACTCAGCGTAAGGCGCATTGAGGAAATAGTTAAACTCTATCTTTCCCATACGGAAAAAAGCGAAGTCAAACAAGAAAGCCGTTCAAAATTTACAACAAGCTCATTTGGAAAAATAGAAAATGATTTGAAAACGATATTCGGTACTAACGTTAAGCTTAAAAACAAACAGAACAAAGGAAAGATAGAGATTGAGTTTTATTCTGACGAAGATTTGGACAGGCTTGTGACGCTTATAAACAGCATAAGCCGTTAA